The Spirulina subsalsa PCC 9445 region ATGAACCGTTCAATCCTGTATGACTGAAGTAGTTATTTTGAGCCATATCTTCGGCATGGTTTTGAGCGGCTTGGGTGAGTTCTAACACTAAGGTTAGATTATTCAGCCCTTGTTTTTGTCGCTCGGTATTGGTTAAATCGAGCAATCTCTGGAATAACTCTTTTTGAGCAATATTGACACAAGAATCCTGATGGTTGACTTCTACTGTGTTGGTTGATGGTGTGGAGGAGTTTCCCCCCTCTGCATCATTGATATTACTCGTGTTACTACTGTTTCCACTTCCACCGCCACGACCACAACCCGTCATGACTAAGGAGAAGACAACAAGACACCAAAACACCTGATTCGGAATTCTTTGCATGAGCATTTTTCCTTTTGGGTTGAATAGAACAGGAATAAGTTGTGGCAAACTAGACCACAACTTATAAGGAATAGACGAACATTCCAGTGTTATTTTGGCTCCGGGTTGGTGTGGCACACTAGACCACAACCAGCGAAGACGGACTGACTTTTGTTGTCTTCATCTAGTTCTCTGGAGGTGGGGCGGGTTTTGATGCAGGGTGGCCAAGATTGTTACATAAGTTTACGTTGGGGGGGGTGAGGGGGTTAAGATAGCGCAGAATGGAGAATCCCCGACCTAAAAGCACGGGGATTCTCACGTTAAGTTGCTTTTGGGGATAGGTTGTGAGAGTAGCAGAAATCAGAAACGGGGTTTCTACATTTTAAGCGGGGGGGTGTTGGGTTGCGCTGGCGCTTCACCCAACCTACGGATAGGGGGGTGTTGGGTTGCTGGCGCTTCACCCAACCTACGGTTCTGGGCGGCAGGGGACGAGGAGATGACCGGGGGCGATTTCGGCGACTAATTCAATGTCCCCCTGGGCGTTGGTGCGCCAAGTTTGGGCTTCGATGAGGGGGGGATGGGGGAGGTTGAGGTCTTGCCAGATGTTGGTGTTGCTGAGGGGGGCGGTGGGGAAGTTGGGGAAGCCACCGGAACCGATGTTATAGAGGGAAACGGGGTTTTCGGATTCGAGGGCGGCGCATCCGGTGGCGAGTTCGGCGGTGATGAATTCCCGGGGTAGGTTGTCGAGGCTGAGTTTGTCGAGGATGTCGATGTTAACGATGCCGTCTATGCCGAGTTCGGAGGTGGCGGTAAAGTCACTTTCGGGGGTGCGACGGCCTTGGAATTGCCGGAAGCCGAAGATGCCCCGGGCGCGTCCGGTAATGTTGCCGCCCCGTCCTTGGAAGGCGCTGGCGACGATATCGCTGTTTTCGGAGAGGAAGGCGAGGATGAAGCCGCCAACGTCGAAGGTAATGTTACCGCCTGTACCGAATCCTCCGGCTTCGGCGGTGATGTCGCTGTTGAAGCGGAGGATGATGGATTCGGCGACGGTGAGGTTGATGTTGCCGCCGTTGCCTGCGGCGGTGCTGGCGTTGAGTTTGCCTTGATTGTTGAGGAGGATGGAACGGGCTTGAATGTCTAGGTTGCCGGAGTTGCCTATTCCGTCGGTTCTGATGGAGATTTCGGAGTTGTTTTGGATGGTTAGGGTTCCGGTTTGCAGTTGGATGTTTCCGGCGTTGCCTGTGCCTGTGGCTTGGGCGAGGATGCGGCTGTTTTTGTCGAGGGTGGTTTGTTGGCGGGGGGTGGCGGTGATGTTGCCGCTTTGTCCGTCAACGGTGGAGGCGGAGATTTGGCTGTTGTTGAGGTTGAGGTTTTGCAGGTTTTGCAGGGTGATGTTGCCGCCACTGCCTCGGATGGTTTCGGCTTTAAGGGTGCTGTTGGTTAGGTTGAGGTTGTTGGCACTAATCCCTAAGTTCCCGGCGTTTCCGGTTCCAGTATTACTCACACCAACTTGAGCGTTCCTCTGTAGGTTCAATTGTGGGGTGAATAGGTCTATATTGCCCGCATTCCCGGTTCCGGTGGCGTTACTGGAGATGAGGCTATTTCCCCCTAAACTTATCTGTTCGGCGGCACGAATGCCAATATTTCCCCCCTGTCCGTTAACGGTGCTGGTGCTGATTTGGCTTTGATTTTCTAGAAAAAGCGATCGCACATTTCCCAATACTACATTCCCCCCCGCGCCCTGTCTGGTTTCTGCGCTTAATTTCCCTTGATTTAAGTTAATCTCACTGGCACTAATCCCTAAGTTCCCCGCGTTCCCGGTTCCGGTATTACTCACACTAACTTGAGCCTTATTCGTAATATTTAAAACCTGCCCCTGTAGCGTCACATCTCCAGCGCGACCAATCCCTATAGACTGGGCAATAATTTCACTATTGCCCCCTAAATTAATCCGATTCCCGTTTAAAACTTCAATATTTCCCCCTTGTCCCCTTTGAGTAGAAGCCGAAATTTTACTATTATTAGCAAGGGTTAATAATTGTGAATTTCTGATGATAAGATTGCCCCCTTGTGCTATATCTGTTTCAACCGAAAGTAGGGCATTTTGATTTAATTCCAGAACCCCCACCCTTAAATCAATATTGCCCGCCTTGCCCTGTTGTTCACTTTTCGCTAAAACTTGCCCCCCCTCTAAAATTCGCATTTGATGGGCGACAACATTTAAATTTCCTGCGTCTGAATTGCCCAAAGTTTGGCTTGTAATTAAACTAGGAACTCCATTCTGAGATCCTCGAACTTCAACTAAATTCCCATTGAGATTAATTGTTCCAGCTTTTCCCAAACTATTAACATCCGTTGACGTGGAAATTCTAGCCCCATTTTCCACCAAAAGATTCCCCCCATTCACCGTAATATTCCCCGCGTTTCCCGTTGCACCTAACCCTGATTCTGAATAAATCCCACTCGGGCGATCTCCCACAACACCCCTTAAAACGACATTTCCTGCATTAATAACCGTATTTCCTGCATTACCTGCTCCCACTGTAGAAGTTAAAATCACTCCCCCATTTTCTAGGACTAAAAGCGGGGTTGAAATATTGATATTCCCCCCATCGGCAATTCCCCCTAAATTTTGAGCATAAAACCCACTCCTAATATTCGTAGATAATGGCGAATTTCCCGAAATTTGCACCGATTCAGAAGCCCTGACCGTTAACCTTCCCCCCGGTTGATCAAACGTAGGAGGAACACCGACAGTAGAACCCCCAGTTAAAATAATATTGCGACCATCTAAGGTTACATTTCCCCGCTCTACAGAAATATTAGAAGACTGAGGAATACCAAAATTCAACGTATCGGAAAGGATAATATCTCCACCCACGAAAGACAAGTTATTGCCCGGACTTGGGATTAAATTTGCCCCTTGCAGTTGAATTGAACCGGGATTAGTCCCCCGTTGGATTCCTACAGGAACACTCATCGTTAAAGGAGGATTATCGCCTGTTGCGGGAAAAACAATCCCATCACTAAAAACTATCCCTGTTCCCGTAGCTGCCGTAAACGAACCGTTAAAATTTAAACTAGCATTAGCTCCAAAAATAATACCGTTGGGATTGAGCAAAAATAAGTTAAAATTAGGGTTAGTGGGTGCAGCTTGAATAAAACCATTAATCTCTGACGGCAATCCTCCCGTTACTCGGGCAATGACGTTATTAATAGCCGGATTATGCTGAAATTGGGCAGTATTGAAAAGGGGAACAGAAAATGCTTGAAAACTGTGGAATAGGTTATTCCCTATCGTTGTTCCTTGGGTAATTGTCCAAGTAAATCCTGCATGATTCACAACCGTATTATTAGGTAGGGTTGTATCTTCAGCAATTTGAGCTTGTAGGGAAGCATTAAAATTGAGCAAACCGAGGACAAACCCACTTGATACAACCAGCGCATTTTTAAACATATTATAGTTTGAACTCCAAAAATAAGGTTATTTGTCTTAATTCCTAGGTTAGGCACAGGAAAAGCGCAACCCAACAAATAAATTACCGCCAGTATTGGGAAGGTTGGGTTACATTTCATTTCACCCAACCTACAAATTTAAGTAAAATGATGTCACCGAACCTAGCTCAACCCATCTACCACCAAAATATGAGAAAAATTGCTCAATTTTGCGGCATTCCAGCCTTAATTCTCCTCAGTTGGGGCGGGATCTTAAATCCCCTATTTTTAAACCCCCTTGCGGCTCAAAATCTACCCAATCCTAACCCAAATTTCCCCCCTCCAGATCCCCCCTCTCCTCTCCCTCCCCCGGAAGAATTGCTCACTCCCCCCTCTCCCCCCACTCCTCTGAGGGAGACGCTTCCCCCCGATAGGATAACGGTAACGCGGTATGAGGTGCGAGGGAGTACCGTGTTTAGTGAGGAACAGTTACAGGCCATTACAGCGCCTTTTACGGGGGAAGGGGTGACATTTGATCAGCTAGTGGCTGCCCGTTCTGCGGTGGAACAATTGTATTTAGAGCATCAGTATTTAACCTCTGGGGCCTATCTACCCCTACAAACCATTCAAGGGGGGGTGGTGATTATTCAGGTGGTGGAGGGACGGATTGCAGAGATTGAGATGCAGGGGTTAAATCGTCTCCCAGAACAGTATATCCGCCGACGTTTACCGAATGCCCAGAGGGTTCCTTTACATCTGCCCAGTTTGGAGGAGGAGATTCAACTGTTGCAACAAAATCCTTTGATTGCGGGAATCTCTGCCAACTTGATTGAGGGGGAAAATCCGGGGGAAAATGTGCTAGATGTGACAGTACAAGAGGCATCCCCGTGGCAGGTGCAAGTGGGGGTGACAAATGATCGGGTGCCGACGGTGGGAACGGTGGAAGGGTATGGAATGATCAGTTGGGGGAATGTTGGGGGATGGGGAGATCGTTTGGGGGGGAGTTATCGCAGGAGTGAGGGGAGTGAGGGGTGGGAGGTAAGTTATGCGCTGCCGTTGAATGCTCAGGAGGGGACGCTGGGATTGCGTTACAATCTCACGAATAGTCGGATTATTGACCCGGTGTTTGAGATTTTACAGATTAGTTCTCGTTCTCGTTATTGGGAATTGACGGTGAATCAGCCTGTGGTGCGATCGCTCCGAGAAGAGTTTACCCTAGGATTTAGTCTATCCCATCAGGTCAATGAGACGTTTTTACAGGATATTCCTTTCCCCCTCAGTGTGGGGGCCGATAGTCGGGGGGTGACTCGTGTTTCTGTGTTGGGTTTTAGTCAAACTTGGTTGAGACGTTCAGAAAAAAGTGCGATCGCCCTCCGTTCCCAATTTAACTGGGGAGTCAATCTTTTAGACCCCACTCGCAATAATACCCCCCCCGATGGTCGGTTTTTCACTTGGCTTGGTCGATTACAATGGGTTCATCGTCTAACCCCCGATACTACCCTAATCCTACGGGGAACCTACCAATGGGCGGATCGTCCCCTCCTTGGGGTACAACAGTTAAGTGTGGGAGGTCGAAACACGGTGCGAGGATACCGTCAAGACTTGAGCCTTGGGGATCACGGGTTTTATAGCACGTTAGAACTACAGTTTCCCCTAGCCCGTCTCCCAGAAGACAGGGGAACTCTTTACCTAACCCCCTTTTTGGACTATGGCCGAACTTGGAGACAGGGGGCCGAGTCGGTGAACACCTTGGCCGGACTGGGAACCGGGATGATCTGGCAAATCGGCGACTCATTTCAAGCGCGCTTAGATTGGGGGGTGCCGGTGTTGAATGCTTCCTCTTCCGTTGGGACATGGCAAGAACAAGGGTTACATTTTTCCCTACAATTGTCCTATTAAATCCTGCCTGATACATTTACGCTACATTTTTCCGGTTTTTCCCGGACAATGGGACGATAGCACTATTACCCGTTAAGGTAACAGAGGCGTTATCCCGCAAAGCACGCACGAAAGATTCCCAAATCAGGGGTACATTTTCCCGGACAAAATAACCGGAAACGTTTTTATGACGGGGGAAAAGAGGGGAGAGGAAACTTTTCCCGGAGAAGGGTGTCCTCAGTGAACATACAGAGTTTAGATGGGTAAACCGTCATGAAATATTGCGCTCGGATTCGGTTTTGGCCTGTTATTTGTTCTTTAGGGGCGATCGCACCGTTATTCCTATTTAACCCGGCCGCCCAAGCACAAACGGGGATGTCAGGGAATTATATGGGGTTTGGTATGGGGAATAATTCATCAGGTTTAGTGGAGGACTTAATCCGTCAACAGTTTGGGGGAATTACCATTGATACCCTCAGCACCTTAACAGGAATTAACTTATCCACTCCGCCTAAATCTTCCGCTTCCTCTTCCCCCGTCGGGACTTCTTTTAATGGCCGTTATGATGTCCCCCATAGTAATTTATCCGTCCGAGGGGCGGCATTTTTAGGCAGTCAAACCCGCGTTGTTGAACCGTCTGTTTCCTATGATTTTCCGGTGGCCGAAAATACCAACGTTTATGTTGGGGGCGGTTATACTTTTGTGGAAGGAAAATCAACAGCAACTCCCCTCGGAGAAACCAGTTCCCCCGTCATTACCGCCGGGGTAGAAACGGCCGTTATGGGGGATTTTGTCATTTATGGCAATGCCCGATTCCGGTTAAGTAATCCCACCCCCAACAGTTCTCCCTTGCGGATGCAGGTGGGAGCAGGGTATCGTTTTTGAGCCAAGAGGTAGAACGTCCTGATGACATCCTCAAACAAAATAACGAAATAGATGGAAAATTTGTCCGGAACACCATAGACCCTCACCGTAGTAGAAAAAAGAGTAGATGCACCCTGATTGGTTGACCTTGGCTGGATACCAGCCAAGGTTTTTATTGCTCTTTTTACCGCCAGTTCTCCCGATTTTTGCGCTTTTTCTAAAAATGTCCGGAATCTTAGGAGAACCTGCTGTAACAACACATTAGATGCACCCTGATTGGTTTCCCTTGGCTGGTTTCAGCCAAGGCTTTTTCTTTTTTTAGCCCAGTTCACTACAGGATAACCTACCCATTTCGTCCAAATTTAGCGACAATAGACTGAGATTTTCCATCTCGTGACTGGCAAGCCCATCTAAAATGCTATGTACCGTTATTGTCTTTCTCTCCTTCTCGGTTTTTCGTTAGCCACCCTTCCGGGGAGCGTTCTCGCTCAAAGGGTGGATGCTCAAAGAATTGAGCAGTTGTTTGAACAAGGAAATGCGGCTCAGGACGCAGGAGATTATAATGGGGCGGAGTCGATTTGGCGCAGGTTGTTGCGCATTGATCCCGAAAATGGGGCGGCTTATAATAATCTGGGCAATACCCTACAAGCCCAAGGGAAGCTAGAGGAAGCCATTGCCGCCTATCAACGCGCCATTGAACTCGAACCGACGGCCATTCGTTACTATAATCTGGGGAATGCCTTCTATGAGCAAGGAGAGTTAGACGAGGCGATCGCGGCTTATCAAGAAGCCATTCGTCTGGATCCTGAATATGTCTACAGTTACAACAATTTGGGCAATGCTCTAAGTGATCAAGGAGATTTAGAGGGAGCTATTGCTGTCTATCAACAAGCCATTCAAGTAGCCCCCGATGATCCCCTAGCCTATAGTAATTTGGGGGTGATTCTGGGGGAACAGGGACGCAGGGAGGAGGCGATCGCGGCCTTTCGCCAAGCCCTCCAACTAGACACCCCCCCCAATGGTGTCACCCACAATGGCTTAGGCATTGCTTTAGCCGAACAAGGGGACTTAGAAGGGGCAATGAGAGCCTATCGGGAAGCGTTGCGCATTGAACCCAATCCCATCTATTATCGCAATTTGGGCATGGTTTTAGTCGAGATGGAACAATGGGAGGCGGCCATTGCAGCCTACCGACAAGCCCTCAATTTAGACCCCAATTATTACCCCGCCTATAATAGTCTGGGCTTGGCTTATACCGACTTGGGGCAATATGAAGACGCGATCGCCGCCTACCAAAAAGCCCTAGAATTAAACCCCGAATACCATTGGTCCCACTACAATCTCGGCGTTGTCTTAAGTCTCATGGGGCGTTATACAGAATCCATCCAAGCCTATCAACGCACCCTAGAACTTGATCCCACCTATGCCCCCGCTTACTACAGTTTAGGCATTGATTTAGGGCAGGAAGGCAACTATAACGAAGCCATTGAGCAACTCCGTCAGGCCATTGTTTATGATCCCAGCTTCACCGATGCCTATATTTGGCTTAGTATCTGGTATCAACGGGCGGGGGATTTAGAACAAGCCCAAAGCATGATTCAACAAGCCCTTAATTTAGAACCCCAATCTACTTGGGCCTATGCGAGTTTAGGGGATTTATTATTAGAACAGGGAAATGCTAGTGAGGCGATCGCCCGTTACCGCCAAGCCCTTGGTTTACCCGATCGCCCCGGTGTGGGAACCACAGCCCACGCTCACGCCCACAATGGCCTGGGCAGTGCCTTAAAAGTCCAAGGCAATCTAGAGCAGGCGATCGCAGAATTTCGTCAAGCCCTCGCCCTCGATCCCGATTACACCACCGCCCAAGAAAATCTACGCACCACTCAACAACTGTTACAACGGAATAGGGAGTAGGGAGTCGGGAGTCAGGAATCGGGAGATTGCCTCTCCCCTGCTCCCCCTTCCCCCCT contains the following coding sequences:
- a CDS encoding ShlB/FhaC/HecB family hemolysin secretion/activation protein; translated protein: MMSPNLAQPIYHQNMRKIAQFCGIPALILLSWGGILNPLFLNPLAAQNLPNPNPNFPPPDPPSPLPPPEELLTPPSPPTPLRETLPPDRITVTRYEVRGSTVFSEEQLQAITAPFTGEGVTFDQLVAARSAVEQLYLEHQYLTSGAYLPLQTIQGGVVIIQVVEGRIAEIEMQGLNRLPEQYIRRRLPNAQRVPLHLPSLEEEIQLLQQNPLIAGISANLIEGENPGENVLDVTVQEASPWQVQVGVTNDRVPTVGTVEGYGMISWGNVGGWGDRLGGSYRRSEGSEGWEVSYALPLNAQEGTLGLRYNLTNSRIIDPVFEILQISSRSRYWELTVNQPVVRSLREEFTLGFSLSHQVNETFLQDIPFPLSVGADSRGVTRVSVLGFSQTWLRRSEKSAIALRSQFNWGVNLLDPTRNNTPPDGRFFTWLGRLQWVHRLTPDTTLILRGTYQWADRPLLGVQQLSVGGRNTVRGYRQDLSLGDHGFYSTLELQFPLARLPEDRGTLYLTPFLDYGRTWRQGAESVNTLAGLGTGMIWQIGDSFQARLDWGVPVLNASSSVGTWQEQGLHFSLQLSY
- a CDS encoding tetratricopeptide repeat protein, which encodes MYRYCLSLLLGFSLATLPGSVLAQRVDAQRIEQLFEQGNAAQDAGDYNGAESIWRRLLRIDPENGAAYNNLGNTLQAQGKLEEAIAAYQRAIELEPTAIRYYNLGNAFYEQGELDEAIAAYQEAIRLDPEYVYSYNNLGNALSDQGDLEGAIAVYQQAIQVAPDDPLAYSNLGVILGEQGRREEAIAAFRQALQLDTPPNGVTHNGLGIALAEQGDLEGAMRAYREALRIEPNPIYYRNLGMVLVEMEQWEAAIAAYRQALNLDPNYYPAYNSLGLAYTDLGQYEDAIAAYQKALELNPEYHWSHYNLGVVLSLMGRYTESIQAYQRTLELDPTYAPAYYSLGIDLGQEGNYNEAIEQLRQAIVYDPSFTDAYIWLSIWYQRAGDLEQAQSMIQQALNLEPQSTWAYASLGDLLLEQGNASEAIARYRQALGLPDRPGVGTTAHAHAHNGLGSALKVQGNLEQAIAEFRQALALDPDYTTAQENLRTTQQLLQRNRE
- a CDS encoding filamentous hemagglutinin N-terminal domain-containing protein, producing the protein MFKNALVVSSGFVLGLLNFNASLQAQIAEDTTLPNNTVVNHAGFTWTITQGTTIGNNLFHSFQAFSVPLFNTAQFQHNPAINNVIARVTGGLPSEINGFIQAAPTNPNFNLFLLNPNGIIFGANASLNFNGSFTAATGTGIVFSDGIVFPATGDNPPLTMSVPVGIQRGTNPGSIQLQGANLIPSPGNNLSFVGGDIILSDTLNFGIPQSSNISVERGNVTLDGRNIILTGGSTVGVPPTFDQPGGRLTVRASESVQISGNSPLSTNIRSGFYAQNLGGIADGGNINISTPLLVLENGGVILTSTVGAGNAGNTVINAGNVVLRGVVGDRPSGIYSESGLGATGNAGNITVNGGNLLVENGARISTSTDVNSLGKAGTINLNGNLVEVRGSQNGVPSLITSQTLGNSDAGNLNVVAHQMRILEGGQVLAKSEQQGKAGNIDLRVGVLELNQNALLSVETDIAQGGNLIIRNSQLLTLANNSKISASTQRGQGGNIEVLNGNRINLGGNSEIIAQSIGIGRAGDVTLQGQVLNITNKAQVSVSNTGTGNAGNLGISASEINLNQGKLSAETRQGAGGNVVLGNVRSLFLENQSQISTSTVNGQGGNIGIRAAEQISLGGNSLISSNATGTGNAGNIDLFTPQLNLQRNAQVGVSNTGTGNAGNLGISANNLNLTNSTLKAETIRGSGGNITLQNLQNLNLNNSQISASTVDGQSGNITATPRQQTTLDKNSRILAQATGTGNAGNIQLQTGTLTIQNNSEISIRTDGIGNSGNLDIQARSILLNNQGKLNASTAAGNGGNINLTVAESIILRFNSDITAEAGGFGTGGNITFDVGGFILAFLSENSDIVASAFQGRGGNITGRARGIFGFRQFQGRRTPESDFTATSELGIDGIVNIDILDKLSLDNLPREFITAELATGCAALESENPVSLYNIGSGGFPNFPTAPLSNTNIWQDLNLPHPPLIEAQTWRTNAQGDIELVAEIAPGHLLVPCRPEP